Genomic segment of Deltaproteobacteria bacterium:
CCTATGGCGCGCGCAAGTTCAACTGGGCCGAGCCGAACCTGCCCGCCGAAGACGTGAATCCGAACATGCACCTGCTCGGCAATCGCCCGCGCGGAAAGGGCGTGGTCGAGAAGTGCAGCTTCTGCATCCAGCGCGTGCGCGACGGGCGCTACCCCGCGTGCCTCGAAGCCTGCCCCGTGGGCGCGCGGAAGTTCGGAAACCTGCTCGATCCCAAGAGCGAGATCCGCCAGCTGCTCGCGACCAAGCGCACGTTCGTGCTCAAGGCGGAGCTCGAGACGCATCCCAAGTTCTTCTACTTCTGGGGCTGATGGAATGAACTCGGTCATCCAGTTCTGGCGCTTCGTCGCCGGCAGCGCGCGCGTGGTCGCGCGTGGCAGCGTCGGCTACTACGCGTGGATCGCGCTGCTCGGCGTGCTGATCGTGGTCGGATCGTTCGCGTACGCGAACCAGCTTCAGAACGGGCTGAGCACCACGAACATGCGCGATCAGATCTCCTGGGGCTTCTACATCGGAAACTTCGCGTTCCTGGTCGGCGTGGCCGCTGCGGCCGTGATCCTGGTGATCCCCGCCTACGTGTACCAGTGGGGGCCGATCAAGGAGGTGGTGCTCCTCGGCGAGATCATGGCGGTCTCCGCGATCATCATGTGCATGCTCTTCGTCTCGATCGACGTCGGCCGCCCCGACCGGCTCTGGCACCTTTTCCCCGTCGTGGGGAACCCGCACTTCCCTCACTCGCTGCTGGTCTGGGACATCCTGGTCCTGAACGCCTACTTCGCGATCAACTACTTCGTGGTCACCTACCTGGTCTTCAAGGGCTACACCGGGCAGCGCTACAACGCGGCCTTCATCATGCCGGTGATCTTCCTCTCGATTCCGCTCGCGGTGAGCAT
This window contains:
- a CDS encoding polysulfide reductase, with the translated sequence MNSVIQFWRFVAGSARVVARGSVGYYAWIALLGVLIVVGSFAYANQLQNGLSTTNMRDQISWGFYIGNFAFLVGVAAAAVILVIPAYVYQWGPIKEVVLLGEIMAVSAIIMCMLFVSIDVGRPDRLWHLFPVVGNPHFPHSLLVWDILVLNAYFAINYFVVTYLVFKGYTGQRYNAAFIMPVIFLSIPLAVS